In Archangium violaceum, the following are encoded in one genomic region:
- a CDS encoding WG repeat-containing protein: MSQWTRTRVSADRTHHTLDGAPLYPSRFTEVLSFHAPGLAAAKDDTGAFHIDVEGRPVYARRFARTFGFYEGVAAVEDGSRAFHLRPDGTELSSERYAWCGNFQDGRCTVRTVEGPYLHVDRKGRPAYPERYAYAGDFRDGIAVVQEPSGSHLHIDKDGCPLNGRRFLDLDVFHKGYARARDERGWHHVDTAGEPLYAWRFAMVEPFYNGQARVEREDGSLLVIDERGEVVRELRPPRRSERQSSLAR; encoded by the coding sequence ATGAGCCAGTGGACGAGGACACGCGTCTCGGCGGACCGCACCCACCACACGCTCGATGGAGCACCGCTCTACCCGTCCCGGTTCACCGAGGTGCTGTCCTTCCACGCACCAGGACTGGCCGCCGCGAAGGACGACACGGGAGCCTTCCACATCGACGTCGAGGGCCGGCCGGTGTACGCGCGGCGCTTCGCACGGACCTTCGGGTTCTACGAGGGGGTGGCCGCGGTGGAGGACGGGAGCCGTGCCTTCCACCTCCGCCCGGACGGCACGGAGCTGTCGTCCGAGCGGTACGCGTGGTGCGGCAACTTCCAGGATGGCCGCTGCACGGTGCGCACGGTGGAGGGTCCCTACTTACACGTCGACCGGAAGGGACGCCCGGCGTACCCGGAACGGTATGCGTATGCCGGAGACTTCCGGGATGGCATCGCGGTGGTGCAGGAACCCTCCGGGTCGCACCTGCACATCGACAAGGACGGTTGCCCGCTGAACGGACGGCGCTTCCTGGACCTGGACGTGTTCCACAAGGGATATGCGCGGGCGCGGGACGAGCGCGGTTGGCACCACGTGGACACCGCGGGCGAGCCCCTGTACGCGTGGCGTTTCGCGATGGTGGAGCCCTTCTACAACGGGCAGGCGCGGGTGGAGCGCGAGGACGGCTCGCTCCTCGTCATCGACGAGCGGGGAGAGGTCGTGCGCGAGCTGCGGCCACCCAGGCGCAGCGAGCGACAATCATCATTGGCGCGATGA
- a CDS encoding tetratricopeptide repeat protein — protein sequence MTTSLDNTLRLPLTHGLSVRLWLGGLKLLSTVLLGAGLMGIVPWVSQGQDTYPWPLAPAVTVAGIPVFLVGLLWAGVLLGAWHHWQVKRLERQGWELLRAGRPDAAIRAFTGAAYEGRKSLRARSYHGLTLAWLRQGDYERALSFGEATTRAWGQGTRALREARAPGVMAAILALYGVPDEAQHWVERIRRPMFDKTDYALLAQAVLLCRAGRYVEAVKRIQSATRENVPELDVGAVAVLHAFARGRLGGQLVPLKLGCVLPEKPVRASQYEYLAREWPELAAFLQARDAAAVHCPA from the coding sequence ATGACGACCTCCCTCGACAACACCCTCCGTCTTCCGCTCACGCACGGCCTGTCCGTCCGCCTCTGGCTCGGAGGGCTGAAGCTCCTCTCGACCGTCCTGCTCGGCGCCGGCCTCATGGGCATCGTTCCCTGGGTGTCCCAAGGACAGGACACCTACCCGTGGCCCCTGGCGCCAGCGGTGACGGTGGCGGGAATCCCCGTGTTCCTCGTGGGTCTGCTCTGGGCGGGAGTCCTCCTCGGCGCCTGGCACCACTGGCAGGTGAAGCGCCTGGAGCGACAGGGCTGGGAGCTGCTCCGGGCGGGGAGGCCCGACGCGGCCATCCGCGCCTTCACGGGGGCGGCGTACGAAGGGAGGAAGTCGCTCCGAGCGCGGAGCTACCACGGGCTCACGCTCGCGTGGCTCCGCCAGGGGGACTACGAGCGCGCCCTGTCCTTCGGCGAGGCGACCACCCGGGCCTGGGGACAAGGGACGCGGGCCCTGCGCGAGGCGCGGGCCCCAGGGGTGATGGCGGCCATCCTGGCCCTGTACGGCGTGCCGGACGAGGCCCAGCACTGGGTGGAGCGCATCCGGCGCCCCATGTTCGACAAGACGGACTACGCGCTGCTCGCGCAGGCCGTGCTGCTCTGCCGCGCCGGGAGGTACGTGGAGGCGGTGAAACGCATCCAGAGCGCCACACGGGAGAACGTGCCCGAGCTGGACGTGGGCGCGGTGGCGGTCCTCCACGCCTTCGCGCGCGGCCGGCTGGGCGGGCAGCTCGTTCCGCTCAAGCTGGGATGTGTCCTGCCCGAGAAGCCCGTCCGGGCCTCCCAGTACGAGTACCTCGCCCGGGAGTGGCCCGAGCTCGCCGCCTTCCTCCAGGCCAGGGACGCGGCGGCGGTACACTGTCCCGCATGA
- a CDS encoding DUF4476 domain-containing protein produces MKALFAAVALLTAAAASAQTAPVPAQAAPALAPPPGQATGSAPPTASGFRGEDNNELWRGRRGTPVVVEREDLEQRLARLERLLGEAFERSGRGQGKGKLREAYDELNDIREVIAEAPELRGHNPRPTPPPPPVPAYQPIADGRLQKIMNAMSREPFGKDKMNVLEDGAEGNYFLVGQVQQVLGQFQFSKDRLQVVRMLWSRVLDRQNGFQLYNSFQFSNDKEELKRIISG; encoded by the coding sequence ATGAAGGCCCTCTTCGCCGCCGTTGCCCTGCTTACCGCCGCCGCCGCTTCCGCCCAGACCGCTCCCGTCCCCGCCCAGGCCGCCCCGGCGCTCGCGCCGCCTCCGGGCCAGGCCACCGGCAGCGCGCCTCCGACGGCTTCCGGGTTCCGGGGCGAGGACAACAACGAGCTCTGGCGCGGCCGGCGCGGCACGCCCGTGGTCGTCGAGCGCGAGGACCTGGAGCAGCGCCTCGCGCGGCTGGAGCGGTTGCTCGGTGAGGCCTTCGAGCGCAGCGGGCGTGGCCAGGGCAAGGGCAAGCTCCGCGAGGCCTACGATGAGCTGAACGACATCCGCGAGGTGATCGCCGAGGCCCCCGAGCTGCGCGGCCACAACCCGCGCCCCACGCCGCCCCCTCCCCCGGTCCCGGCGTATCAGCCCATCGCCGACGGCAGGCTGCAGAAGATCATGAACGCCATGTCGCGCGAGCCCTTCGGCAAGGACAAGATGAACGTCCTCGAGGATGGCGCCGAGGGTAACTACTTCCTCGTCGGCCAGGTGCAGCAGGTGCTGGGCCAGTTCCAGTTCTCCAAGGACCGGCTGCAGGTGGTGCGGATGCTGTGGTCGCGCGTCCTGGACCGGCAGAATGGCTTCCAGCTCTACAACTCCTTCCAGTTCTCCAATGACAAGGAAGAGCTGAAGCGCATCATCTCCGGCTGA
- a CDS encoding TerB family tellurite resistance protein, with translation MTTPTDDRFHIELLKLLLHVAWSDDEIDAREARALLGAARRWKVPLPELQRLEQCLDLGEPMPAPNLGLLRQRPDEVLATVRTLIESDAQVNLSEQEMLAQIRELLGLPPA, from the coding sequence ATGACGACACCGACCGACGACCGCTTCCACATCGAGCTGCTCAAGCTGCTGCTGCACGTGGCCTGGAGCGATGATGAGATTGATGCGCGCGAGGCCCGGGCCCTGCTCGGCGCGGCCCGCCGGTGGAAGGTGCCTCTGCCGGAGCTCCAGCGGCTGGAGCAGTGCCTGGACTTGGGCGAGCCCATGCCGGCGCCCAACCTGGGCCTGCTGCGCCAGCGCCCGGACGAGGTGCTCGCGACGGTGCGCACGCTCATCGAGAGCGACGCCCAGGTGAACCTCTCCGAGCAGGAGATGCTCGCCCAGATTCGCGAGCTGCTGGGCCTGCCCCCGGCCTGA
- a CDS encoding sigma 54-interacting transcriptional regulator, producing the protein MSSIERSRGTTDVSPEAPGAEDVSVTRPYSHAHRSSELPAVRRFLLTVVEGPGAGAVWDSVSDACSIGSHPSNDFALDDPTVSRFHCDIRVGPKGARVRDLDSTNGVILDGVQVAEGYLRGGSLLRLGRAVVRFDYSSDSNRLPVSERTRFGSLVGVSVPMRMCFALLERAAARDVTVLLEGETGTGKSQAAQAIHQESARGDKPFLTVDCGAIPPDLLESELFGHEKGAFTGAASRRIGAFEEAHGGTVFLDEIGELPAELQPKLLRVLETREIRRVGTNTYSPVDVRIIAATNRDLRAEVNAGRFRSDLFFRLAVLRIPLPPVRQRPEDLQLLVEQILGSLGADPERTKALRSHGFISRLEQAAWPGNVRELRNYLERCLVFEDTLALTDVALTGSRFEVDPKVPYAEARRLALDDFERRYLRALLELHQGKVSQAAAGADMDRVYLYRLLRRHGIK; encoded by the coding sequence ATGTCTTCCATCGAGCGTTCTCGTGGCACGACCGACGTTTCTCCCGAGGCTCCCGGGGCCGAGGACGTCAGCGTGACGAGGCCCTACTCGCACGCGCACCGCTCCTCGGAGCTGCCCGCGGTCCGGCGCTTCCTGCTCACCGTGGTGGAGGGGCCCGGGGCCGGCGCCGTCTGGGACTCGGTGTCCGATGCGTGCTCCATCGGTTCGCACCCGAGCAACGACTTCGCGCTCGATGACCCCACGGTGTCCCGCTTCCACTGCGACATCCGCGTGGGCCCCAAGGGCGCGCGGGTGAGAGACCTGGACAGCACCAACGGCGTCATCCTCGATGGGGTGCAGGTGGCCGAGGGCTACCTGCGGGGCGGGAGCCTGTTGCGGCTGGGCCGCGCGGTGGTGCGCTTCGACTACAGCTCGGACAGCAACCGGCTGCCCGTGTCCGAGCGCACGCGCTTCGGCTCGCTGGTGGGCGTGTCGGTGCCGATGCGCATGTGCTTCGCCCTGCTGGAGCGCGCGGCGGCCCGCGACGTGACGGTGCTGCTGGAGGGCGAGACGGGCACCGGCAAGAGCCAGGCGGCCCAGGCCATCCACCAGGAGAGCGCCCGCGGCGACAAGCCCTTCCTCACCGTGGACTGCGGCGCCATTCCGCCGGACCTGCTGGAGAGCGAGCTGTTCGGCCACGAGAAGGGCGCCTTCACCGGCGCGGCCTCCCGGCGCATCGGCGCCTTCGAGGAGGCCCACGGCGGCACCGTCTTCCTCGACGAGATTGGCGAGCTGCCCGCCGAGCTCCAGCCCAAGCTGCTGCGCGTGCTGGAGACGCGCGAAATCCGCCGCGTGGGCACCAACACCTACTCGCCGGTGGACGTGCGCATCATCGCCGCCACCAATAGAGACCTGCGCGCGGAGGTGAACGCGGGCCGCTTCCGCTCGGACCTCTTCTTCCGGCTGGCGGTGCTGCGCATCCCCCTGCCGCCGGTGCGCCAGCGCCCGGAGGACCTGCAACTGCTGGTGGAGCAGATACTGGGCTCGCTGGGTGCGGACCCGGAGCGGACGAAGGCGCTGCGCTCGCACGGCTTCATCTCCCGGCTGGAGCAGGCGGCGTGGCCGGGCAACGTGCGCGAGCTGCGCAACTACCTGGAGCGGTGCCTCGTGTTCGAGGACACGCTGGCGCTGACGGACGTGGCCCTGACGGGCAGCCGCTTCGAGGTGGATCCGAAGGTGCCCTACGCCGAGGCGAGGCGGCTCGCCCTGGACGACTTCGAGCGGCGCTACCTGCGCGCGCTGCTGGAGCTGCACCAGGGCAAGGTGTCCCAGGCGGCCGCCGGCGCGGACATGGACCGCGTGTACCTGTACCGCCTGCTGCGGCGGCACGGCATCAAGTGA
- a CDS encoding serine/threonine-protein kinase PknK encodes MRCPVCHRRLAPGAVCPVHAERPRSALEPEPLPVPGLPGFHSLALIGSGGFSRVFSARHDEDGREVALKVALGPFGPRFAREASALRRVGPPTVPDVLHVGTLGPLPYLVLERLRGQTLAAWMAALPGSGAAPLSHVHELLAGLCGALERVHGAGLVHRDLKPENVFLREGGALSLLDFGLARFLDASDPGEPEESLSLTRTGQRLGTAVYMAPEQCLEARDVDARTDLYALGVLLFELLTGAPPFTGGPDEVLRGHVSLRPPRVSERAPVPPALDDVLLRCLAKDRTARFGSASELLAAFDAARRTEASASSTAEDALAPSRPQGLRLMALLGVRGELPVDQLVSTVAPEGGLLARVHPGRYLVAFPEHPSAEAGLRAAARSARQLLDEPGTTAVLHLAELRVRPGATVTRMAGTALEQPASWWPDVGSSGDSLLLATPEAAARLGEGATTPGPSGALLLTSDSAITRAPATHEPPPLVGREALLDSLLTDATRSFSGHGPGLSVLTGEAGHGKTRLLDALAARLEAEGRTRVVRLTAPHPDESVSDALLNALWAHAHPDTATPPALPSRARRHTLARAVAEALRQLATRQSLALLLDDAHQADPTCLDALEVATLAAPDVPLWVCAAGRPELLGMRPLLGERAGHLARHVLPLLAPEASRALLRHLLRPAEFIAEPVLARLEQLAQGVPLSLVEVAGALRASGALRATAGGEGYVAADELLHVSVTPLFERLAARALSVLPAAHQGLAQLCAVLGQELTVAQVDAAQRHLDTKEDTARVAGLDAGAGLARLERAGVLRTVAPDRYAFRQPQLRDALERALTAPWRRALHAAALRSLSGGGATEQRRRARHAAACGAHEESFTAWFSLAEGARQAHRYVEAEQDYSHALAQLPEGDTERRARVLAGRGRVRYRTHRFREALADLDAARELAGVLGHTALEVDLLLEEATVLDWLEDGEGTAARTQEALDKADALDDPRLSVRCSLARARQAWRQGDWTRATRLLTATEESATLLKDTETRVIALMMRATGLALQEQAEASMRAFDEGLALCRKEGDTLHEAATLINRPFLWRVRGDVEAALEDLRRSSALARELGHPQIERWASGNLAEFLHWAGRAEESWRLARRAHELGVRFFDEHPVAVDAVLLARVCAARGDLEEARRLLAWLAERCRRESAPPNTLALWRLVELQVREADAGTRSAEDWKTLVAEAEPNTSGDELTEVLYQATRSALAAGCRDEAGEWLTRAERTAAASPLWRSRLDALRVAWEATPVPPAL; translated from the coding sequence ATGCGCTGCCCGGTCTGCCATCGTCGCCTCGCTCCTGGCGCCGTCTGTCCCGTGCACGCGGAGCGGCCCCGGTCCGCCCTGGAGCCCGAGCCCCTCCCCGTGCCCGGGCTGCCCGGCTTCCACTCCCTGGCGCTCATCGGCTCCGGGGGCTTCTCCCGCGTCTTCTCCGCCCGCCACGATGAGGACGGACGCGAGGTGGCCCTCAAGGTCGCCCTCGGCCCCTTCGGCCCCCGCTTCGCCCGCGAGGCCTCCGCCCTGCGCCGCGTCGGCCCTCCCACCGTCCCCGACGTCCTCCACGTTGGCACCCTCGGCCCCCTGCCCTACCTCGTCCTCGAGCGTCTGCGCGGACAGACACTCGCCGCCTGGATGGCCGCGCTCCCCGGCTCCGGCGCCGCCCCCCTCTCGCACGTGCACGAGCTGCTCGCCGGACTGTGCGGCGCCCTGGAGCGCGTGCATGGCGCGGGGCTCGTCCACCGCGACCTCAAGCCCGAGAACGTCTTCCTCCGCGAGGGCGGCGCGCTCAGCCTCCTCGACTTCGGCCTCGCACGCTTCCTCGACGCCTCCGACCCCGGCGAGCCCGAGGAGTCCCTCAGCCTCACCCGCACCGGCCAGCGGCTCGGCACCGCCGTCTACATGGCCCCCGAGCAGTGTCTCGAGGCCCGCGACGTGGATGCGCGCACGGACCTCTACGCGCTCGGCGTCCTCCTCTTCGAGCTGCTCACCGGCGCACCGCCCTTCACCGGCGGGCCCGACGAGGTGCTCCGGGGCCACGTCAGCCTCCGGCCCCCCCGCGTCTCCGAGCGCGCTCCCGTGCCACCGGCCCTCGATGACGTCCTCCTGCGGTGTCTCGCCAAGGACCGCACCGCGCGCTTCGGCTCCGCTTCCGAGCTCCTCGCCGCCTTCGACGCCGCCCGCCGCACCGAAGCCTCCGCGTCCAGCACCGCCGAGGACGCGCTCGCCCCCTCCCGGCCCCAGGGCCTGCGACTGATGGCGCTCCTCGGTGTGCGCGGCGAGCTGCCCGTGGACCAGCTCGTCTCGACCGTGGCGCCCGAGGGCGGACTGCTCGCGCGCGTACACCCGGGCCGCTACCTCGTCGCCTTCCCCGAGCACCCCTCGGCCGAGGCGGGACTCCGCGCCGCCGCCCGCTCCGCCCGGCAGCTGCTCGACGAGCCCGGCACCACCGCCGTCCTCCACCTCGCGGAGCTGCGCGTGCGCCCCGGTGCCACCGTCACGCGCATGGCGGGCACCGCCCTGGAGCAGCCGGCTTCCTGGTGGCCCGACGTAGGTTCCAGCGGAGACTCGTTGCTGCTGGCCACGCCCGAGGCCGCCGCCCGGCTCGGAGAGGGCGCGACGACTCCGGGCCCCTCGGGCGCCCTGCTGCTCACCAGCGACTCCGCCATCACCCGCGCACCGGCCACGCACGAGCCTCCGCCCCTCGTGGGCCGGGAGGCGCTGCTCGACTCGCTCCTCACCGACGCGACCCGCTCCTTCTCGGGCCACGGCCCCGGCCTCTCCGTCCTCACGGGCGAGGCGGGCCATGGCAAGACGCGCCTGCTCGACGCGCTCGCCGCCCGGCTGGAGGCGGAGGGCCGGACCCGGGTGGTGCGGCTCACCGCGCCCCATCCCGACGAGTCCGTCTCGGATGCGCTCCTGAACGCGCTCTGGGCCCACGCCCACCCGGACACGGCCACGCCCCCCGCGCTACCCTCCAGGGCCCGGCGCCACACCCTCGCCCGCGCCGTGGCCGAGGCCCTGCGCCAGCTCGCCACCCGGCAATCCCTGGCCCTCCTCCTGGACGATGCGCACCAGGCGGACCCCACGTGCCTGGACGCGCTGGAGGTGGCCACGCTCGCCGCGCCGGACGTGCCCCTCTGGGTGTGCGCCGCCGGCCGTCCCGAGCTGCTCGGCATGCGTCCCCTCCTCGGTGAGCGGGCCGGACACCTCGCGCGCCATGTCCTGCCACTGCTCGCGCCCGAGGCCAGCCGCGCGCTGCTGCGGCACCTGCTGCGCCCCGCCGAGTTCATCGCCGAGCCCGTGCTGGCCCGCCTGGAGCAACTGGCGCAGGGCGTGCCGCTGTCGCTGGTGGAGGTGGCCGGGGCGCTGAGGGCCTCGGGGGCCCTGCGCGCCACGGCGGGCGGCGAGGGGTACGTGGCCGCGGACGAGCTGCTGCACGTCTCGGTGACGCCCCTCTTCGAGCGGCTCGCCGCACGGGCCCTCTCCGTGCTGCCCGCGGCGCACCAGGGGCTGGCGCAGCTGTGCGCGGTGCTGGGCCAGGAGTTGACGGTGGCGCAGGTGGACGCGGCCCAGCGGCACCTCGATACAAAGGAGGACACGGCGCGCGTCGCCGGCCTGGACGCGGGAGCTGGGCTCGCGAGGCTGGAGCGCGCGGGAGTGCTGCGCACGGTGGCTCCGGACCGCTACGCCTTCCGGCAGCCCCAGCTGCGCGACGCCCTGGAGCGGGCCCTGACCGCCCCGTGGCGCCGGGCCCTGCACGCGGCGGCCCTGCGAAGCCTCTCGGGAGGAGGCGCCACGGAGCAGCGCCGGCGCGCACGCCATGCCGCGGCCTGTGGCGCGCACGAGGAGTCCTTCACCGCCTGGTTCTCCCTGGCCGAGGGCGCGCGGCAGGCGCACCGCTACGTGGAGGCGGAGCAGGACTACTCGCACGCCCTGGCGCAGCTGCCCGAGGGAGACACGGAGCGGCGCGCGCGTGTCCTGGCCGGGCGGGGCCGGGTGCGCTACCGCACGCACCGCTTCCGCGAGGCCCTGGCGGACCTGGACGCGGCGCGCGAGCTGGCCGGGGTGCTGGGCCACACCGCGTTGGAGGTGGACCTGCTGTTGGAGGAGGCCACCGTGCTGGACTGGCTGGAGGACGGCGAGGGCACGGCGGCGCGCACGCAGGAGGCGCTCGACAAGGCCGACGCGCTGGATGACCCGCGCCTCTCCGTGCGCTGCTCGCTGGCCCGCGCGAGACAGGCGTGGCGGCAGGGGGACTGGACGCGCGCGACGCGGCTGCTGACGGCCACGGAGGAGTCCGCCACGCTTCTCAAGGACACGGAGACGCGCGTCATCGCGCTCATGATGCGGGCCACGGGGCTGGCGCTCCAGGAGCAGGCGGAGGCGTCCATGCGGGCCTTCGACGAGGGGCTCGCGCTGTGCCGCAAGGAGGGGGACACGCTGCACGAGGCGGCCACGCTCATCAACCGGCCCTTCCTCTGGCGCGTGCGCGGGGACGTGGAGGCGGCGCTGGAGGACCTGCGGCGCTCCTCGGCCCTGGCGCGCGAGCTGGGGCACCCGCAGATAGAGCGCTGGGCCTCGGGCAACCTGGCCGAGTTCCTCCACTGGGCCGGGCGCGCGGAGGAGTCCTGGCGGCTGGCGCGGCGCGCGCACGAGCTGGGCGTGCGCTTCTTCGACGAGCACCCGGTGGCGGTGGACGCGGTGCTGCTGGCGCGCGTGTGCGCGGCGCGCGGAGACCTGGAGGAGGCGCGAAGGCTGTTGGCGTGGCTCGCCGAGCGCTGCCGACGCGAGAGCGCCCCGCCCAACACGCTGGCCCTGTGGCGGCTGGTGGAGCTGCAGGTGCGCGAGGCCGACGCCGGCACGAGGAGCGCGGAGGACTGGAAGACGCTCGTCGCGGAGGCCGAGCCGAACACCTCGGGCGACGAGCTGACGGAGGTGCTGTACCAGGCCACCCGCTCCGCGCTGGCCGCCGGATGCCGGGACGAGGCCGGCGAGTGGCTCACCCGGGCCGAGCGCACCGCGGCGGCCTCCCCCCTGTGGCGCTCGCGCCTGGACGCGCTGCGCGTAGCCTGGGAAGCAACACCCGTCCCCCCGGCCCTGTAG
- a CDS encoding serine/threonine-protein kinase, producing the protein MTNPKDAPRATPPEPEAREHSLYGEELSPGAQVGGYIVESTRYRGSVSTLYRAREARTGELAALKVMRPQFAAARGALRRFQQEAETLRRLRHPHIVDVLEHGTLADGRPFIAMEWLEGRDLAAELAARGPFSARETLELLEQVGSALRAAHGAGIVHRDLKAQNVVVLPRASGPLVKLVDFGVAKLLAPEEAGSMVTSTGMVLGTPLSMAPEQIRGETPDARTDLYGLGVMLYQLVTGRPPFQGTTLVELEEQHLHAPVPRASERAPVPAALDAVVGRCLEKRREDRYPDVDAALEELRRAVRETGSGRSRQVRALGLYVEALIEGQIDDITLDVVDALLEGARTKADALGLTVMVEGSSFLLGVAALPEDAGAEREARRRVLELALALAEEPSQRIQLARVFLAPTLHVDTATLRPDASGRPGLGGGRLLRLSAWTTGHPGRGVVVTETALAGLEDTFQVAPLPGKESLRHVTRRAA; encoded by the coding sequence ATGACGAACCCGAAGGACGCGCCGCGAGCCACCCCGCCCGAGCCCGAGGCCCGGGAGCACTCTCTTTATGGAGAGGAGCTCTCACCCGGGGCCCAGGTGGGTGGCTACATCGTCGAGAGCACCCGTTACCGGGGCAGCGTCTCGACGCTCTATCGCGCGCGCGAGGCCCGCACCGGGGAGCTCGCGGCGCTGAAGGTGATGAGGCCACAGTTCGCCGCGGCGAGGGGGGCGCTGCGCCGCTTCCAGCAGGAGGCGGAGACGCTGCGGCGGCTGCGGCACCCGCACATCGTGGACGTGCTCGAGCACGGGACGCTGGCGGATGGCCGGCCCTTCATCGCCATGGAGTGGCTGGAGGGGAGGGACCTGGCGGCGGAGCTGGCGGCGCGAGGGCCCTTCTCGGCGCGAGAGACGCTGGAGCTGCTGGAGCAGGTGGGCTCGGCGCTGCGGGCGGCGCACGGGGCGGGCATCGTGCACCGGGACCTGAAGGCCCAGAACGTGGTGGTGCTGCCGAGGGCGTCGGGGCCGCTGGTGAAGCTGGTGGACTTCGGGGTGGCGAAGCTGCTGGCGCCGGAGGAGGCGGGCTCGATGGTGACGAGCACCGGCATGGTGCTGGGCACGCCCCTGTCCATGGCGCCGGAGCAGATTCGCGGGGAGACGCCGGACGCGCGGACGGACCTCTACGGGCTGGGGGTGATGCTGTACCAGCTCGTCACGGGGCGGCCGCCCTTCCAGGGCACGACGCTGGTGGAGCTGGAGGAGCAGCACCTGCACGCGCCGGTGCCGAGGGCCAGTGAGCGCGCACCGGTGCCGGCGGCACTGGACGCGGTGGTGGGGCGCTGCCTGGAGAAGCGGCGGGAGGACCGGTACCCGGACGTGGACGCGGCGCTGGAGGAGCTGCGGCGCGCGGTGAGGGAGACGGGGTCGGGCCGCTCGAGACAGGTGCGCGCGCTGGGGCTGTACGTGGAGGCGCTCATCGAGGGGCAGATCGACGACATCACGCTGGACGTGGTGGACGCGCTGCTGGAGGGAGCGCGGACGAAGGCGGACGCGCTGGGGCTGACGGTGATGGTGGAGGGGAGCAGCTTCCTGCTGGGGGTGGCGGCGCTGCCGGAGGACGCGGGCGCCGAGCGGGAAGCGCGGCGGCGGGTGCTGGAGCTGGCGCTCGCGCTGGCGGAGGAGCCCTCCCAGCGAATCCAACTGGCTCGGGTGTTCCTGGCGCCCACGCTGCACGTGGACACGGCGACGCTGAGGCCGGATGCGAGCGGCAGACCGGGCCTGGGGGGAGGCCGGCTGCTGCGCCTGTCGGCCTGGACGACGGGGCACCCGGGCCGGGGCGTGGTGGTGACGGAGACGGCGCTCGCGGGGCTGGAGGACACCTTCCAGGTGGCGCCGCTCCCCGGGAAGGAGAGCCTGCGCCACGTCACCCGGCGCGCGGCGTGA